Genomic window (Candidatus Methylacidiphilales bacterium):
GATGATTGCCTGAAACAATGCGCACTTGTGGCAATTCCCCATTGTAATAATCCCGCCAATCCGTAGGCGGCACCGATAAAAACTCATCCAAATCACTCACCCCATCGCCATCGCTATCCCAGCTATTCGGATCACTGCCCAACCACTTCTCCCGCTCGTCCGAAATCCCATCCCCATCCGTATCCCTCTCCCATGCCTTTAATCGATAAAACTTCCGCGCCTCACCGCTATGACTATCGAATTTCTCCATCTCGCCATCCACGCCACTCATATTCACCGCACCCAATAAATCCGACCAAGGATCCACCGATAAATTCATCTTCTTTTCCAGCGTATAGTTCATATAGCTCTTCCCCGGCCAAAAAAGCCGCACTTGCTGATTGAGCGCTGGAGCGATCTTAAGCCACGCGACATATTCCTTCTCATCACTTTTATAAGTAAGCCCTATTCCATGCATAAAATCCTCCACCGTCCCCAAAATAGCCTGTCCAATAGCTGTATTCCGCCATTCCTTCGACGGATTGATCACATCATCAATAAGCGGCGCCTCAGCCCGTGCACCGGTGAAAAGAACGACCACATCATTACAATCAAAATCCGATCCCTCCTCCACATTCACATCCTCAAACGCAAAACCGTAACCCGGAAATTTAAGCGCACTCATCTGCCCAAAATTGAATCCATCCCCTGGCCTGTCTGTAGCCAAGCTAAAAAGAGGCCGCGCCGCACCCGTGCTCGTAGGATTATTATACACATTTTGTATCGTATCATTGGGCACCAACATCACGCCAAAAGTGGCTCCGGCGGCCAAGGTATAATACTGCATCCCTTGGTATGTCCCTGCAGAATGATTGCCCTCATAAGGGAGTGCCCCCACATGTCTAGCCGCATCCAGCGCGTCCCTCAGCACCACATACCCATCATTAGCATTATTCTGCAAACATCGCCGAGCCGCCTCTTGAATCCAAGCCACCGACCCCGGTGACGCCACCTCACCCGTCACAGGCCAATTATCCAACCGAAAAATCCCCATCTCTCCGTTCCCATACCCACCTCCATCATACAGATACTCTACCCCCACCTTGCCCTGAGGGTGAAGCACCTCAAAGACACCAGCCGAATAATTCCGCACACTCTCCGGAGGTGCTCCCAACACCGCGCCCGTCCTCATTAACATCATCACCCACACTATGTATATTATCTTTGTATTATTTCTCATAAATCTATGAACCTATCTACAATTGATTAAGGACAAGATGAAACCAGCCCCTCTTGAGACCCAGATAGTCACCGCCTTGCATACCGCTTGATTTTTTAGGAAATTCTGCCTTTACGAAATCATCCTCC
Coding sequences:
- a CDS encoding DUF4114 domain-containing protein, which codes for MRTGAVLGAPPESVRNYSAGVFEVLHPQGKVGVEYLYDGGGYGNGEMGIFRLDNWPVTGEVASPGSVAWIQEAARRCLQNNANDGYVVLRDALDAARHVGALPYEGNHSAGTYQGMQYYTLAAGATFGVMLVPNDTIQNVYNNPTSTGAARPLFSLATDRPGDGFNFGQMSALKFPGYGFAFEDVNVEEGSDFDCNDVVVLFTGARAEAPLIDDVINPSKEWRNTAIGQAILGTVEDFMHGIGLTYKSDEKEYVAWLKIAPALNQQVRLFWPGKSYMNYTLEKKMNLSVDPWSDLLGAVNMSGVDGEMEKFDSHSGEARKFYRLKAWERDTDGDGISDEREKWLGSDPNSWDSDGDGVSDLDEFLSVPPTDWRDYYNGELPQVRIVSGNHQVALPNSNLSQPVVLEVRDKNNVLLPNAPIEFTTELGVAGVYNGTNYISPLVLRSNASGQISAKVRTENTVGKALIAATAWSNGRSVSQWIHIIIPQSTSVDNDADGMPDAWEIAHGLNPGVNDAGGDFDSDGVPNWMDIRPNQGGVGNGVFMVTIVQPAMGSTVP